Genomic DNA from bacterium:
GGCGGCGAAGACGCAGGTGATCCCGGCCACGACGTAGGAGAGCATCAGGGCCGGCCCGGCGACGTTGCGCGCCGCCTCCCCGGTGGCCACGAAGATGCCCGCCCCGATGACCGCCCCGATCCCCAGGCTGGTCAGCGTCGCGGGACCCAGGCAGCGGCGCAGCCGCTGGTCGCCGGCCATGTCGTCGAGCAGGTCCTGCAGGGGCTTGCGGGCGAAGATCTGCCGGGTCACGGGGTCTCCTTCGCGGTCGGGGCGCCGGTCCGGCGGCGTCCGGAACATCGGAGTCTAGAGGGCCGGAACGGCCGGGGCAACCGCCGATCGCGCACGGCTTGCCGGGCCGGGCGAAAAGGCCTAGTGTACGGGGTCGCCGCGCCGATGCGGCCCACACACCATTCCCGCGGAGACACGCAGCATGGGCATCACCGAATTCGTCGCCGAGCACGCCACCGCGTTCATCGACGCCATGGGCTACGCCAGCGTCTTCTGGCTGATGGTGCTGGAGAGCATGGTCTTCCCGATCCCGAGCGAGGCGGTCATGCCCTTCGCCGGCTTCCTGATCACCACCGGGCGCTTCACGCTCTTCGGGGTCATCGTCGCCAGCACCCTGGGCAGCATCGTGGGCTCGCTGCTCTCCTACACCATGGGCGCCTTCGGCGGCGAGCCCTTCTTCCGCCGCTTCGGCAAGTACTTCCTGCTGGACATGCACGAACTCGAGGCGACGCAGCGGTACTTCCAGAAGCACGGCCAGATCACGATCCTCACCTGCCGCTTCATCCCCGTGGTGCGGCACCTGATCTCGATCCCGGCCGGGGTCGGGCGCATGCCGCTGCTGCCGTTCCTGGTCTTCACGACGATCGGCGCCGGGCTGTGGAACACCGCCCTGGCCCTGGCCGGCGCGGCGCTGAAGCAGAACTGGGAAGCGGTGATGGAGCACAGCCACGCCATCGACGTGGGCGTGCTGGTGGCCCTGGCCGTGCTGGCGGCGGTGTTCTTCGTGCGGCACTGGCGGCGGTGGAAGAAGCGGCAGGCCGCGTAGCCCCCGGCGTCGGGATCCGACCCGGACTCTCCTGGCATGCGAGGTCCCCCATGCAGCGAACCGTTACCATCGCGATCCTGGCCGTGGTGTGCGCGCTGTCCGCTCCCCCGGCCGCCGCGGCGGCCCTGCGCGTCGTCTACGGCACCGTCGTCAACGGGCAGGCGGCGCCCGAGGAGGGGCGCTTCGTCGTCGAGACGGCGGGCGGCATCGTCCGGGTGGGCAACGAGCCGGCGACGGGGTGGCGCGAGGGCGCGCCGCGCGAGACCTCCTACCTCGACTACGACACCGGCCGCACGTGGCAGACAGCGCTGCTGAAGGACGGCGAGCGCTGCACGGTGGAGA
This window encodes:
- a CDS encoding DedA family protein — protein: MGITEFVAEHATAFIDAMGYASVFWLMVLESMVFPIPSEAVMPFAGFLITTGRFTLFGVIVASTLGSIVGSLLSYTMGAFGGEPFFRRFGKYFLLDMHELEATQRYFQKHGQITILTCRFIPVVRHLISIPAGVGRMPLLPFLVFTTIGAGLWNTALALAGAALKQNWEAVMEHSHAIDVGVLVALAVLAAVFFVRHWRRWKKRQAA